A portion of the Lolium rigidum isolate FL_2022 chromosome 1, APGP_CSIRO_Lrig_0.1, whole genome shotgun sequence genome contains these proteins:
- the LOC124668838 gene encoding AT-hook motif nuclear-localized protein 18-like yields MDPVAAAAAHGGGHHFAPPVPFHPFHGHFPGQQQQQQHPAFQHFQEHQHQLLSGMMAKQELVDESNATTINSGGSNNGSGGEGDHIGGSAHQHLGGEEGQQQQQQALAVLRRPRGRPAGSKNKPKPPIIITRDSASALRAHVLEVAAGCDVVDCVAAFARRRQVGVCVLSGTGAVANVSVRQPGGTVASLAGTFDILSLSGSFLPPPAPPSATGLTVYVSGGQGQVVGGSVAGALVAAGPVIIMAASFGNASYERLPLDDDEPAPQGLVPAHSSPPPLSLPAHHQQQHASSLAQVPDHNLPHNLMNGLQLPGDAYGWTSPGGGSGRVAPY; encoded by the coding sequence ATGGatccggtggcggcggcagcggcgcatGGAGGGGGGCACCACTTCGCGCCGCCGGTGCCGTTCCACCCGTTCCACGGCCACTTCCccgggcagcagcagcagcaacagcacccGGCGTTCCAGCATTTCCAGGAGCACCAGCACCAGCTGCTCAGCGGGATGATGGCCAAGCAGGAGCTCGTCGACGAAAGCAACGCCACCACCATCAACAGCGGCGGCAGCAACAACGGCAGCGGCGGGGAGGGCGACCACATCGGAGGATCCGCGCACCAGCACTTGGGCGGTGAGGaggggcagcagcagcagcagcaggcgctGGCGGTGCTGCGGCGGCCCAGGGGCCGCCCCGCGGGGTCCAAGAACAAGCCCAAGCCGCCCATCATCATCACGCGGGACAGCGCGTCCGCGCTGCGCGCCCACGTCCTGGAGGTCGCCGCCGGCTGCGACGTCGTCGACTGCGTCGCAGccttcgcgcgccgccgccaggtCGGCGTATGCGTGCTCAgcggcaccggcgccgtcgccAACGTCTCCGTCCGCCAGCCCGGCGGCACCGTCGCCAGCCTCGCCGGCACCTTCGACATCCTCTCCCTCTCCGGCTCcttcctcccgccgccggcgcctccatcCGCCACGGGGCTCACCGTCTACGTCTCCGGGGGCCAGGGCCAGGTCGTGGGCGGCTCTGTCGCCGGTGCGCTCGTGGCCGCCGGGCCCGTCATCATCATGGCCGCATCCTTCGGCAACGCCTCCTACGAGCGCCTCCcgctcgacgacgacgagccggccccgCAGGGCCTTGTGCCGGCGCATTCATCCCCGCCGCCACTCTCATTGCCGGCacaccaccagcagcagcacgcGTCGTCTCTGGCGCAGGTGCCCGACCACAACCTCCCCCACAACCTCATGAACGGCCTCCAGCTCCCCGGCGACGCGTACGGCTGGACATcccccggcggcggcagcggtcgCGTTGCCCCTTACTGA